Below is a genomic region from Argopecten irradians isolate NY chromosome 14, Ai_NY, whole genome shotgun sequence.
AATCGCTGATGCCACTCAAATCAtattatgtaaaacaatatagtacaTGCTTTACCTTTTTGTGTCAAATCACGGCTGTTGTGTTTAAAGGACGtttttacaaaaaatgaaatttttgatTTGTCTATTTTGATGGGAGAAGATCATCACTTTTCGAGTCAAACTGCTGTATTGATGTTAAAACCACACGCCCTCGCCTTCTTGTCGTCAATTGGGAAATCGTAATATATTTATCAACCTAGTATTACAATCTCACACAGCTCAGACGTATTTATATGAAGGAGTACCTATAAATAAACCTTTTTCAGAGTATATTTAGAAGTATGATATATTTTCCTATGATACTAAACTTGTCATTGGTCCCGCCTGCACGCATCTCACCAGTTGACACCTTCCGCTCAAATGTAACATAACACAACTAGTCACCTATATGTGTACTAATAAgtatattttaaagataaacAATTTAACGATGACACATAATAATGTAGGTTCCAAATAAAAACTGATATCTGCGTGTTTGGTAAATTAATACTATATCAAACAGTAGCCATTTCTAATGCTAGGGTGGCTGGTCTATTCATTAACGAAGCATCTATGAAAAGTCCTTGTTTTTGTCTATGGCTTTATAAATTTAGTTGTAAAgcattgatatcttattcaatattttacttTGGCAAATGACTGTGTCGCTTTTGAAATTTCCTGAAATGTTCTTCGTGTATGACTTCATAATACCCGACGTACAATTCTGTAAGGTTATGCAAAAAGTAACCAAAAACTTCTTATCGATAGATATAactgtaacatatgaaattaaattacacaACAGTTCGAGAATAAGCTTGAATATGTTATCATGTTAATATATGTGATATTGTTGCCGGGACACGAGGCGTGCCGACATTGTCACTTTCTGTGACCTCGGGGAGGAGAGATATTAAATCATCAGCCTTTTTAATTATAAACTTAATGCCATAGGTGAATATGAGTATAATTGTTACACATTGTGATGGAGAAAGTCATGCTGAAACTATCAAATGTATTATAGAGTAAAACGAAAGGTTAAAACTCGAACCGCTGTATAGATTGATTAGAAGAAAGACGTGCATAGTTAATTGTTGTGTACATTGCTTAGTAAATGAAAGAGCAAAACGCACCATTAAATTACTAAAACGTGGAAAACGCATCGATCTTGCATGATTACTTTTGAAAAGCGGCTGAGAAATGACATTTAATTAATACTTTTAAGTGTAAAGATACGCATGTGTAAAACTCTCTGAGAAATAAATCATAACGAAAACATCATTTTGACAACTTGTCTGTTTCATTTAGAACATAAAGAAATACTAAAAGAGTTAGATAGCATAATACAAAGACAGAATGTTGTGTTTATTCCTATAGTGTTCGTTACCCTGAGGGTCTCTTTACACAAAAAGTAGTGATCTCCATCCAATGTTACGCCTCACGGAAAGGCGAGTAGCGCCTCACGGAAAGGCGAGTAGAGacttttttgtttcattttaacaTATAACCACTTTGCATATATTAGAGATATAGGAAATTCTTCCCTAAGGAAACTAATTTTCGTCATTTCAAACATTGAAAACCGAAAGTGCATTGCGTAATGATTAAACATTAAGAACATCATTTTTTCTTCACAAAATTATGCATACACCATCTAACATATTTAACTTTCATAACATACCTTAGCGTAACTTTAGGGAGTACAGAAAACCCTTGGCACATACAGGGGGCCTCTCCCGATTGTAACAATCTctatgatatatgtacaaatgtgtATTGTACGTCTCTGATTTTGCAATAATTTACTTAccctgaaatatatttttattaattcagAAATGTTACGTGCCAATCTAGCAGtaaaaataaagaatacaaGATACGGAAGGCCACTTGATGAACTGATGCAATCGGATTTCAAGGGACTAGCCTTAGATTACTGTCAGCAGGTAAGCTGAAGATATCTATTGCATAAACATTGTTCTAGATGgtttacaataataaaacaatttgggGATATTGTTGTCTACTGTTTGAGTAATACATTATACttcatattcatatatttcaaatatccAATGCCAAAGATAGATATAATCTACATGTACACTTGTATTTAGCAACATTTAAATGCTAAATGCTAGAATGTCCCCAAAGAATAGAAAGAATGAGGTACCAAACAAaacttttaatatgttttaatcATTCTCATGTATTGCCAagaaaatcaatttgaaatacaCCTTTACTGCATATAGCTTAGCTACGGATGATCTAATAAAGGTGTATCATTATATCAAAATCATGTCTTTTTCTAATGAAAGTATAATATCAGAACGATATAAACAGGACATAGACTTATCGCAACACTATTGATTTAAACAACCTTGCTCTTATACGTATTCTGAGTTGATGTTAGGCATTAATCGTACATTGGATGAACACGTAATTGCTTGATTAATACGATGTAACATCTTTTAATTTGTTACAGATGGATCGGTATTATCAGCGAAgtcattttaaaacaacatacaGGGGGTGTGAAGTTATTTCGATCAAGTAAGTGAGAGATTTTTAAGGATTGCTGTATAAATATTGGGGTATGATGATTATAAAAACTTTAATACCATATCACACTGAAGCATCAGTCATGAAGACCACAATAAGGGAGGActcatttatttttgtgattatTTTTATACGTTTTGTATAGGATTTAATAGATATTTTCTATAGTGGGTTATAGAACTACACTCAATTACTTAGGCATTTCTGAGGATTTACTTTGAAGATATCGCCCATGAAATATTCCGTTTATGTGATGAGATGTAACGTCgattttcgttcattttttgtAGAAACgacaatataaatttcacacTATTCTTCATGGAGAAGGATGCAACCAAGAGAGATATCATATCGGTGATAGAGACAGCGGTGCCGAAAGTAGATACGTCAGGTCAAGGAGAAATTGTAGAGGATAAATTTGAAATAGAActagaaaatgtcaaaataaaaatcGAGCACAAACGGACTCCTGTTTCATTTAGCAAATTAAGTAATATACCACCTACCGCTGGAGATTTGAATGATAACATAGCTGGAGGTGTTTCAACAGGGGGCGCTGCTGAAAGGCCCACTTCTAAAGTACAGACCACGACTACAACAAcgacaacaacaccaacaactactacaACACACAAACCAACCCAAGCACCACCTTCCAAAACAGGTACGGAATAATGGGTATTGCTGCTGACCAGTTCAAGTTTTGAACAtatgtattgatataaataaagatgaaaaagGGGAAGAGTGACTGGTACTAGAATTCTTGTATTAACAgtcttaaaacattttttgtcataatgttaattttcattaacTACTACTTCGTATATAAAAATGTGTTGTTCTGGGGTCATCTTCTGTCAATGTTGCTCTTTTTTCCGAgtatgaatttcatttttttttcgcCTTAACAGATTTAGCGTGGACGCCATGTGCCTTTAAGAAAGGCTCTTTCTTCCCCCATCCTATATCATGTAACAAGTATTTCCAATGTGAGCACGGGAATTCTCGACTTCAAATATGTACTGGAGATTTACTATTTGACGTCACTTCCGCTGTCTGTGTAGAGGATAGAGCGAATCTGGTTTGTCCTATCGCCGCTGATGCTCCACCAGCTCCTCCGACTACCCCTACTCCGGTCAAATCTACGACCACAGCGGCAAGTGTCGTCAAAAGGACAACGGAAGCAGACACGAGTAGCGGTGTCAGCTCCAAAAACAAttcaatgacgtcatcaatttacCCATCACGACCTGGTAAGTttgaaataaagttaaatatttaCGTAATAAATTATCTCCTTTATCAAGTTATAGGTATAATGCTCAATGCATAATAATGTTATCTTTTATCAGAATATATGTTTTCAATACTTGTTTCAGTATTAACCGTACTGACGATTATTCTTTGTATCATTCAGTTTCGGCCTGTCGACATTGTTTTGTCAGTCTATACTTGATATGTTAATATGTATTTGTGATATTAAACCAACCGTATCATTCACAACAGTTTGCTTTTACGTTGTTTCAGATTATTCGAGAACACCGTGTAAGAAAGGGAAACCAGGCCAGTTATTTCCACACCCTGAAAATTGTCTGAAGTTTATTCAGTGTATCCGACCCAACGAGGGCGTGGTCCAGAAATGTGCTACTGACCTAGTGTACGACCCGGAAGCCATGGCCTGTATATTCCCGCGGAATCTAGAACTACTGTGTCCAGACCTTGTTCCCTGTGACGGAATAGTCAGGGGCTATTTCCCCCACCCGTTCAACTGTTCTAAGTACATACAATGTGAGTCCGGCAGTGAGGTTATACAATCATGTAATACCGGCTTGGTGTGGGACCCGGTAATTAATTCATGTGTTTTTAGGACTCCAGCAAGCATTTGTCCGACGGCTACCAAACCAACGTGAACGTAGtagttattttcttttatcaatCACAAGAAATCGGCGAAGAATGGGATACCATTTATACATATGGAAACAACAGCTGTTTTTTGTTAACGTATAaagaatataatgaaaacattgCGCCAGAGTCAAATAGATTTGATAACTGGCAGTGTGCAGCATTGTATTGAAAGCCATCGAATTAGATGAGGAATAACGACACCATACATAGTCCATTGTCATTAATTTGGACATATGGAGATATGTAGCGGTGTATATTCTTCCAAATGAATGATAAAAACAGCAAGTAGATAAAGTATAATCCTAATTTCCCTGAAAACAATAAACGGATTAGCACTCGGAAAGCCTCGTGCTGACTTATCTGAATCTTCATTGGTATGCCTTTCTACTTTAAAGacttataatatacaatacatttcTAACGGTTAATAATTGATGAACGTTAATGTGCAACATGTATAATTGGAATATTAACGTCAGTCGTGTTGGATTCCAATTAGTACAGTGTGTAGAATCTGAGAATGAAAAATTGTAATTGTGTTGACTAGATTAATGTTTTTGTCCTTTGTTATTCACCATATAAATGGTATTTCCTTAACAATCTGTTAGCCTGTATGTCACATATTTAATTAAAAGCCTACTAATTAAACGTAAGTGCTAACCTATTAGTAGGAAATTGATAGCTAATGCCACGTTGTTATTAAGTCAAGCAAACTGAGAACGTGAGTCTGAGATGGAATTTTATCATTGTTTCGGTTTCTTAAATTCATCATCTTTCCCATggataacatcagaaacatttactACAATGTACAAAAAACAATGGCAATTAAACGTAAAATCAGCTATTTGATTCAAATATGAAAGAACGTCACCCTGTATATATGGTAGCACACCATACATGGTAAcccactgtacatgtatatggtaacCCACCATATATGGTCACCCCCCATATATGGTAACCACTATATATGGTAACCCACTAAATATTGTAAcccactatacatatatatggtaacCCATTACATAAGTATGTTTATATATGGTAACCCACTATATATG
It encodes:
- the LOC138307486 gene encoding uncharacterized protein — protein: METPAWVKRFDDEPDSRHTSCGITPKHTNTTTWSIGSLSDQDLRSLHHSNTFSNDYCDGLSTDKEFSGIRTIPSECTLAEEEKRRKKRRRPLDDTSGYSTTSLSEMSEFETNAKRGERRKSSNPHQHLYVGKRRESTPENRSDKSKISTSRTRRESEVSKTHSSKHVRELSKESSRTDLDRAGSRIPRAHSTAESIGSLHSGRSARSNHTHRSTHSKSHTHTSQTKRASVTEHTDPFAFIQPVPESFSTRLRKTLRPCMGVMIMLILAASLGAAIYFAIELKKTHEDEIEMLRANLAVKIKNTRYGRPLDELMQSDFKGLALDYCQQMDRYYQRSHFKTTYRGCEVISIKNDNINFTLFFMEKDATKRDIISVIETAVPKVDTSGQGEIVEDKFEIELENVKIKIEHKRTPVSFSKLSNIPPTAGDLNDNIAGGVSTGGAAERPTSKVQTTTTTTTTTPTTTTTHKPTQAPPSKTDLAWTPCAFKKGSFFPHPISCNKYFQCEHGNSRLQICTGDLLFDVTSAVCVEDRANLVCPIAADAPPAPPTTPTPVKSTTTAASVVKRTTEADTSSGVSSKNNSMTSSIYPSRPDYSRTPCKKGKPGQLFPHPENCLKFIQCIRPNEGVVQKCATDLVYDPEAMACIFPRNLELLCPDLVPCDGIVRGYFPHPFNCSKYIQCESGSEVIQSCNTGLVWDPVINSCVFRTPASICPTATKPT